A window of the Ostrea edulis chromosome 1, xbOstEdul1.1, whole genome shotgun sequence genome harbors these coding sequences:
- the LOC125655627 gene encoding ankyrin repeat domain-containing protein 11-like isoform X1, translating into MQTLLQGPSCYHLDISHDKPRMYHQVKDGDGQRDIRGTSRIRERTKETLHCQEKPLLIRTPQSESKQLKRKFLVSDSPPQLDEDDRKSTPKRKKPLLNSEMSPTHYGSTPVTKAPSSGITSPRTGPLSERQQMLFLMKMTDDSQDSSSKPTSPQPSVPAIKKTPGDKKVHKRNERGETPLHLAAIKGDVKQTKKLIKAGADVNVADFAGWTPLHEASNRGWVSITKQLLKAGANVNVQGLENDTPLHDASGNGHTELVELLLKHGANPLQPNSNGKTPVDVAASPDMVKLLRKEIVASSSDSSSLDDARSPTSPESNSSCKDDDMDIFVPRNPKSDPNTNNSTSGPSSRKSIFIKFQREQNDEQSDKSPDFYSCRVETSENKDVQSSCDSPASSGSDLYDPQLQSDRFKSKKGSTEDTSATGTESPASKVKLPFSSSSDIGGFELGGFNRLNNLEPDSQNVDHTSQKYKLKVSETQPFFPHSDGFSDSESRDSFKMDSDSDRTCIPSIDSSHSRLKESALDVQRNSVSSVLDSCTSTTQGKSMSGGENNSVSSSSNNEQSFLQNSSNILRRNSISNSNNYVTNSANNANSNDQPNSSVSSSGLKWDLRSTASPKSEEGSNHSGRSESNRTNSPLRVEGKDFKSSPKVDRDNKPCSPKVPPLKIIIPPKTSTASNQDPESAKIHTSKKSLPYVLNPTQEQQAGGLLPQTSTAGMLIPQEIQSVPSPASSRPSSSGSAAMSKDCEKYSGKDSKERDNREVASDAQVNAESDQKSEEISSSKDSNERDSSSKVKDREREGKEKGQEDEKERESQQTRRTLRSHTQALQQEKQKQGRPPPKEKESGSKDSSDKDETGSTTKNKVEDEEVHMLPRKRKGLRPKTDVAAPQSSTEPTISLPTVSYEKPPNPFELYLSIRKQVLRQQNSLVVVHPKAPQGFKDYLMVRCGYVLEGKKASTLSVPMLSPPNSVQGEIRELFINQEKVRYKLRLQHLTEREKLILSLEQERIREHGRAARAMANQNLPLSVCTILRNEEIYHAMDSEQEEKEKSGRARYNGRQFLSWLKDLDDKFEKLKEDLMCRHHMEADSLYAIQKLDWEWKMKELGLCDHNATPEVDEVNVPMVQVHEFDLT; encoded by the exons ATGCAAACTTTACTTCAAGGCCCCTCTTGTTATCACTTGGACATCAGCCATGATAAACCTAGGATGTACCACCAGGTAAAAGACGGGGACGGCCAGAGAGACATCCGGGGGACCTCCAGGATTCGTGAGCGAACAAAGGAGACACTTCATTGC CAGGAGAAGCCATTGCTCATAAGAACACCTCAATCAGAAAGCAAACAACTGAAACGTAAATTCCTCGTGTCTGACTCTCCCCCACAACTTGATGAAGACGACCGCAAGTCTACGCCCAAACGGAAGAAGCCCCTTTTAAATTCTGAGATGTCCCCCACCCACTATGGATCCACACCGGTTACTAAGGCCCCCAGCAGTGGGATTACCTCCCCTCGTACAGGGCCTCTGTCTGAAAGACAACAAATGTTGTTCCTAATGAAAATGACGGATGACTCTCAAG ACTCATCATCTAAGCCTACTTCACCCCAGCCTTCAGTTCCTGCTATAAAGAAGACTCCAGGGGACAAGAAAGTCCACAAGAGAAATGAACGAGGGGAAACACCCCTTCATTTAGCAGCCATAAAAGGGGATGTGAAACAGACAAAGAAATTGATCAAGGCTGGCGCTGATGTCAATGTAGCAGACTTTGCAG GCTGGACACCTCTTCATGAAGCTTCAAACAGAGGTTGGGTGTCTATAACTAAGCAACTGCTGAAAGCTGGAGCCAATGTTAATGTTCAGGGGCTGGAGAATGACACCCCCCTTCATGATGCATCAGGAAATGGCCACACCGAG CTGGTGGAGCTTCTATTGAAACATGGAGCCAACCCTCTTCAGCCCAACAGCAATGGTAAAACCCCTGTGGATGTGGCAGCCTCTCCTGATATGGTGAAGCTCCTGAGGAAGGAGATTGTGGCCTccagtagtgacagttccagtCTAGATGACGCCCGTTCTCCCACTTCGCCGGAGAGTAACTCCTCTTGCAAAGATGATGACATGGATA TCTTTGTACCGAGGAATCCTAAATCGGACCCCAACACCAACAATTCAACTTCAGGACCAAGTAGTCGCAAAAGCATTTTCATCAAGTTCCAGCGTGAGCAGAACGATGAACAAAGTGATAAATCTCCCGACTTTTACAGTTGTCGGGTGGAGACTAGTGAAAACAAGGATGTACAGTCCTCATGTGATAGCCCAGCGTCCAGTGGGAGTGATCTATATGACCCCCAACTACAAAGTGACAGGTTCAAATCTAAGAAAGGAAGCACGGAGGACACCAGTGCCACCGGCACAGAATCACCGGCATCAAAGGTTAAGTTGCCGTTTTCGTCATCATCAGATATAGGTGGTTTTGAACTGGGAGGATTTAACAGGTTAAATAATCTGGAACCTGATAGTCAAAATGTGGATCAtacatcacaaaaatacaaGTTAAAAGTGTCAGAGACACAGCCATTTTTCCCTCATAGTGATGGTTTTAGTGACAGTGAATCAAGAGATTCGTTTAAAATGGATAGTGATAGTGACAGGACTTGCATTCCCTCCATTGACTCAAGTCATTCTCGGTTGAAAGAGTCAGCGTTGGATGTTCAACGTAACAGTGTTAGTTCAGTGCTGGACTCTTGTACCTCCACTACACAGGGTAAATCCATGTCTGGTGGCGAAAACAACAGTGTATCAAGTAGTTCAAATAATGAACAAAGCTTTCTGCAAAATAGCTCAAATATTCTTCGAAGAAATAGTATTAGCAATTCAAACAATTATGTGACAAACAGTGCCAACAATGCGAATTCAAATGACCAGCCAAATTCTAGTGTTAGTTCTAGTGGACTTAAATGGGACCTTCGATCTACAGCTTCACCCAAAAGTGAGGAAGGCAGCAATCATTCTGGAAGGTCAGAATCAAATCGAACTAACTCTCCTTTACGAGTGGAAGGTAAAGACTTCAAGTCCTCACCCAAAGTGGACCGAGACAACAAGCCTTGTTCACCCAAGGTGCCCCCATTAAAAATCATTATCCCTCCTAAAACATCAACAGCATCTAATCAGGACCCAGAGTCTGCAAAAATTCACACATCCAAGAAATCTCTCCCATATGTGCTAAATCCCACTCAGGAACAACAAGCAGGGGGATTACTACCTCAGACAAGCACAGCCGGCATGTTGATTCCGCAGGAAATTCAGTCGGTACCAAGCCCCGCCTCCTCAAGGCCATCATCCAGTGGGAGTGCTGCCATGTCTAAGGACTGTGAAAAGTATTCTGGTAAAGACTCTAAAGAGAGGGACAACAGAGAGGTGGCCTCTGATGCTCAAGTCAATGCAGAGAGTGATCAAAAGTCGGAGGAAATTTCTTCATCAAAGGACAGTAATGAGAGAGACAgcagttcaaaggtcaaggacagagagagagagggaaaaGAGAAAGGACAGGAGGACGAGAAGGAAAGGGAAAGTCAACAGACACGGCGGACTCTACGATCACACACACAGGCGCTGCAGCAGGAGAAACAGAAACAGGGCAGACCACCTCCCAAAGAGAAGGAGTCGG GAAGTAAAGACTCTTCTGATAAGGATGAGACTGGAAGCACCACCAAAAACAAAGTGGAAGATGAAGAAGTCCATATGTTGCCACGGAAACGGAAGGGTCTACGTCCAAAGACAGACGTTGCTGCCCCCCAGTCTTCTACAGAGCCCACAATTTCTCTCCCCACTGTGTCCTATGAAAAGCCACCTAATCCATTTGAGTTGTATTTGTCGATCAGAAAACAG GTGCTTCGGCAGCAGAACAGTTTGGTTGTTGTCCATCCTAAGGCTCCTCAAGGCTTCAAGGACTACTTAATGGTCAGATGTGGCTATGTCTTGGAAGGGAAGAAGGCCAGCACTCTGTCTGTACCGATG ttatcACCTCCCAACTCGGTGCAAGGAGAAATCAGAGAATTGTTTATCAATCAAGAAAAGGTCCGCTACAAGCTCAGACTACAGCATCTAACGGAAAGG GAAAAACTGATCTTGTCACTGGAACAAGAGAGAATCCGTGAGCATGGACGAGCTGCACGTGCCATGGCCAATCAGAATCTGCCGTTGAGTGTTTGTACGATACTGAGGAATGAGGAGATCTATCATGCCATGGATTCAGAGCAG GAGGAGAAAGAGAAAAGCGGGAGGGCGAGGTACAATGGTCGACAGTTTTTGTCCTGGTTGAAAGATTTAGATGACAAGTTTGAAAAACTCAAG GAGGACCTGATGTGTCGGCACCACATGGAGGCGGATTCTCTGTACGCCATCCAGAAGCTGGACTGGGAGTGGAAGATGAAGGAGCTGGGTCTGTGTGACCATAATGCCACACCCGAGGTAGACGAAGTGAACGTACCCATGGTGCAGGTCCACGAATTTGACCTGACCTAG